The following proteins come from a genomic window of Flavobacterium eburneipallidum:
- a CDS encoding carbonic anhydrase family protein has protein sequence MRTHNKETQSKLTPRLALEILQEGNNRFIKNLQANRDLLQQANETKEGQWPFAIILSCIDSRTSAELIFDQGLGDIFSARIAGNVVNTDILGSMEFACKVAGSKLIVVLGHSKCGAIKGACDHVEMGNLTELLSKIQPAIYQEKETKEDRTSNNASFVENVSRINVKRSVKSIVDRSFILEQMVDNGEIGVVGAMHNIETGKVEFYTDIMYIKDDNNPKFSVSELKE, from the coding sequence ATGAGAACACATAACAAAGAAACACAATCAAAATTAACTCCAAGATTAGCATTAGAAATTTTGCAAGAAGGTAACAATAGATTCATCAAAAATCTCCAAGCCAATCGCGATTTATTACAACAAGCAAATGAGACTAAAGAAGGACAATGGCCATTTGCTATAATATTAAGTTGTATTGACAGCAGAACATCTGCAGAATTAATTTTTGATCAAGGTTTAGGCGATATTTTTTCAGCAAGAATAGCCGGAAATGTAGTAAACACTGACATCCTTGGTAGTATGGAATTTGCATGTAAAGTAGCTGGGTCTAAACTAATCGTAGTTTTAGGTCATAGTAAATGTGGAGCAATCAAAGGCGCATGTGATCATGTAGAAATGGGAAATCTTACTGAATTGCTATCTAAAATACAACCCGCAATTTACCAAGAAAAAGAAACTAAAGAAGATAGAACATCAAACAATGCTAGTTTTGTAGAAAACGTATCTCGAATCAACGTGAAACGAAGTGTGAAAAGTATTGTAGATCGTAGTTTTATCTTGGAACAAATGGTTGATAATGGTGAGATTGGAGTTGTTGGAGCCATGCACAACATCGAAACTGGAAAAGTAGAATTCTACACCGATATAATGTATATCAAAGATGATAATAACCCAAAATTTTCTGTATCAGAATTAAAAGAATAA
- a CDS encoding tetratricopeptide repeat-containing sensor histidine kinase, translating into MVVISCQEKPQNKQDKTNNHTQIDSLINLGELHFDNVNYDSSYFFYNKSKSLCNPKTDHTRILYSLYRMSEIQQNQGDYAGSESTATEALPFLKNNIDPAYECSIYNLLGIVNVKLFDYDNALYYYNKGLHLKIDKARKLKFQHNIAVVYINKKDYHRAIQILLPLISRKEIIQDTVTFSKALENLGYSYYRTGNQNGIDYMNQALKIKKQTNDHWGMVSSYLHLSEYYKDNPSIANKYASLAYEKATKVNNVDERLESLSLLIENSAGNQSKIYSKKYIQINDSIKKVRQKARNQFAKIKYDSKKEKEENSKLKTQKIETALELEQHKNRNLILIFLVITGILSTIFLYYFLKALNKKEKIQISYDTETRISKRLHDELANDVFHTLAFAETQDLSTSQNKEILLNNLDAIYSRTRNISKENSAINTGKKYLNCLKEMMSGFNTDTVTIITNGMDTIDWDNLEVNKKIIIYRVIQELLVNMKKHSQCSLAAISFKKNEKKLQIDYSDNGLGASLDKINSRNGLQNVENRILAIKGTITFDTNTNKGFKTSFSIPI; encoded by the coding sequence TTGGTAGTAATATCATGCCAAGAAAAACCACAAAACAAGCAAGATAAAACCAACAATCATACTCAAATTGATAGCCTTATCAACCTTGGCGAATTGCATTTTGACAATGTGAACTATGATAGCTCCTACTTCTTTTACAACAAATCGAAATCGCTTTGTAATCCTAAAACAGATCATACCAGAATTTTGTATTCTTTGTACCGAATGTCGGAAATTCAACAAAACCAAGGCGATTATGCTGGCAGCGAAAGTACAGCCACAGAAGCTTTACCTTTTTTAAAAAACAATATCGATCCCGCTTATGAATGTTCCATTTATAATTTATTAGGCATTGTCAATGTAAAACTATTTGATTACGATAACGCCCTTTATTACTACAACAAAGGATTACATTTGAAAATTGATAAAGCTCGAAAATTAAAATTTCAGCATAATATAGCCGTGGTGTACATCAATAAAAAAGACTACCACCGAGCCATTCAAATCTTGCTTCCATTGATTTCCAGAAAAGAAATTATACAAGATACTGTAACCTTTTCGAAAGCACTTGAAAATTTGGGATATTCCTATTATAGAACAGGAAACCAAAATGGGATTGATTACATGAATCAAGCCTTGAAAATCAAAAAACAAACTAATGACCACTGGGGAATGGTGTCTAGTTACCTACACCTTTCAGAATACTACAAAGACAATCCTAGTATAGCCAATAAATATGCTTCACTTGCTTATGAAAAAGCAACCAAAGTAAATAATGTGGATGAACGACTAGAATCTCTATCTTTATTAATAGAAAATAGCGCTGGAAACCAATCCAAAATTTATTCCAAAAAATACATTCAAATTAACGATAGTATCAAGAAAGTAAGACAAAAAGCCAGAAACCAATTTGCTAAAATAAAATACGACTCCAAGAAAGAAAAAGAAGAAAACTCAAAATTAAAAACCCAAAAAATAGAGACCGCATTAGAACTGGAGCAACACAAAAACAGAAATCTTATTTTAATTTTTTTAGTGATAACAGGTATTCTTTCTACCATTTTTTTGTATTACTTTTTGAAGGCTTTGAACAAAAAAGAAAAAATTCAAATCTCCTACGACACTGAAACCCGAATTTCTAAAAGATTGCATGACGAACTTGCTAATGACGTTTTTCATACCCTAGCTTTTGCCGAAACACAAGATTTATCGACAAGCCAAAATAAAGAAATTTTACTCAACAATTTAGATGCTATTTATTCCAGAACCCGGAATATATCCAAAGAAAACAGTGCCATAAATACTGGAAAAAAATACCTTAATTGCTTGAAGGAAATGATGTCTGGATTCAATACTGATACTGTTACTATCATTACCAATGGAATGGATACAATCGACTGGGACAATCTAGAAGTAAACAAAAAAATTATTATCTACAGGGTTATTCAAGAACTCTTGGTCAACATGAAAAAACACAGTCAATGCAGTTTAGCAGCCATTAGTTTCAAAAAAAACGAAAAAAAATTACAGATAGATTACAGTGATAACGGGCTTGGAGCGAGTTTAGACAAAATAAATTCAAGAAATGGACTCCAAAATGTGGAAAACCGTATTCTAGCTATAAAAGGAACTATTACTTTTGATACTAATACAAACAAGGGATTCAAAACCAGTTTTTCGATTCCTATATAA
- a CDS encoding response regulator: MFKKVLVVEDFDSISITVGQALEELAVSEIHHAKYCDDALLRIKKAQLDKTPYDLLISDLSFKNDHRENLLNSGEELIEAIKKIQPEIKTIVFSIEDKSFRIKSLFNTLGINAFVSKGRNSIPELKRAIIGVFNDQKPTPSAEVSQALRDKSLIEIEAYDIEILKLLSKGYILEGIVTEFKTLGIVPNGNSSIEKRINKLKTYFKASNNVHLIAISKDLGLV; encoded by the coding sequence ATGTTCAAAAAAGTTTTAGTAGTCGAAGATTTTGATAGCATCAGCATCACCGTTGGACAAGCATTAGAAGAGCTTGCAGTTTCCGAAATTCATCACGCCAAATACTGCGACGATGCACTTTTACGAATAAAAAAAGCACAACTTGATAAAACTCCTTACGATTTACTGATTAGCGATTTATCATTCAAAAACGATCATCGGGAAAACCTATTAAACTCTGGTGAGGAATTAATAGAAGCCATAAAAAAAATCCAACCCGAGATCAAAACCATCGTTTTTTCGATTGAAGACAAATCTTTTCGCATCAAATCGCTTTTTAACACTTTAGGAATAAACGCCTTTGTTTCCAAGGGACGAAACAGTATTCCTGAACTCAAAAGAGCCATAATTGGAGTTTTTAACGACCAAAAACCAACTCCTTCTGCTGAAGTTTCGCAAGCCTTGAGAGACAAATCCCTTATTGAAATAGAAGCCTACGACATCGAAATTCTAAAATTATTATCCAAAGGCTATATCCTAGAAGGGATTGTAACCGAATTCAAAACCCTAGGCATTGTCCCTAACGGAAACAGCAGCATTGAAAAACGTATCAACAAACTCAAAACCTATTTCAAGGCCAGTAACAACGTACATCTGATAGCTATTTCCAAAGATTTAGGATTAGTTTAA
- a CDS encoding DUF4407 domain-containing protein codes for MTRDYYELPKTGWIMRQLWKCAGGDRFLLERATYSDQIKYMCLGGIVFATGAMAGLAGGYAFYTIFEPRGSAIENPIDYPTILLALIFGIIWGLMIYNIDRFIVTSTGKGDGTEAITIGELKSAFPRILMGVIIAMTISKPVEIRMFKTEIDIKLREKQLEQQVEYQTKVDKTYADREKLLLTDFGKIEIQRADLLNRIKDYEVQYRKETAEGMGGRGQGEGPVARALKIQQAKLEGELSRFDEINKSELTDLNNKKKSLRLEKDKERNNNAKIANGLDGLLERIKICHEVAGFWISLFITLLFMAIELTPIFFKLMLTKTTYDYLAENRDELLKAEYGIEVQYDKYKDKEGIERHLTINHEAERIIFEKKMVTNIQKELTKYAVTKYKEREMRKIDDNLDGYIKSINPNE; via the coding sequence ATGACACGAGATTATTATGAATTACCAAAAACAGGATGGATAATGCGCCAACTGTGGAAATGTGCCGGAGGCGATAGATTCCTTTTAGAACGTGCAACCTATTCTGACCAAATAAAATATATGTGTTTAGGTGGAATTGTATTTGCTACTGGAGCAATGGCCGGATTGGCTGGCGGTTATGCTTTTTATACCATTTTTGAACCCAGAGGGTCAGCAATTGAAAACCCTATTGATTATCCAACGATATTATTGGCTTTGATTTTTGGAATAATATGGGGATTGATGATATATAACATTGACCGTTTTATAGTAACAAGTACAGGAAAAGGTGATGGAACAGAAGCAATAACAATTGGTGAATTGAAAAGTGCATTTCCTCGTATTTTAATGGGCGTCATTATAGCGATGACAATTTCCAAACCTGTTGAAATTAGAATGTTTAAAACTGAAATTGACATTAAGTTAAGAGAAAAACAGCTCGAACAACAAGTAGAATATCAAACAAAAGTTGACAAAACTTATGCTGACAGAGAAAAACTTTTGTTAACTGATTTTGGGAAGATAGAAATCCAAAGAGCAGATTTATTAAATAGAATTAAAGATTACGAAGTTCAATATAGAAAAGAAACTGCTGAAGGTATGGGTGGTAGAGGTCAAGGAGAAGGTCCAGTTGCAAGGGCACTAAAAATCCAACAAGCCAAATTAGAAGGAGAATTAAGCAGGTTCGATGAAATCAATAAATCAGAACTAACAGATTTAAATAATAAGAAAAAATCATTAAGACTTGAAAAAGATAAAGAACGAAACAATAATGCAAAAATAGCTAACGGTTTAGATGGACTTCTAGAAAGAATTAAAATATGTCACGAAGTTGCAGGTTTTTGGATATCACTCTTCATTACACTATTATTTATGGCAATAGAACTAACTCCAATCTTTTTTAAACTAATGTTAACCAAAACAACTTATGATTATTTGGCTGAAAACCGAGATGAGTTACTTAAGGCTGAATATGGCATAGAAGTTCAATATGATAAATACAAGGACAAAGAAGGAATAGAAAGACACTTGACCATAAATCACGAAGCGGAACGAATAATATTTGAAAAGAAAATGGTTACTAACATTCAAAAGGAACTGACAAAATATGCAGTAACCAAATATAAAGAAAGAGAAATGAGAAAAATAGATGATAATCTAGATGGTTACATTAAATCTATAAATCCTAATGAATAA
- a CDS encoding DUF4407 domain-containing protein, whose product MNKGINEIRLFLFTCSGEDNYILKRCKTKIQVRFAAIGFFVLLIFLGCFISASFFTYSLFNGAIWASLPIGIFWGAMVVNIYLLLLHTISPAIIPLSSKKKRKKDNEEEKKVSFLSLSMFLRLLLMMLLAIIISQPLNVYFLSSSVSTSIEKHKLQERVKLYTTTNQSLINNELEFFKDFNRKTSSKIALNETNVANTNLNFINTKISGDSLFLKKTNSALKKLDNLNNHWSLSSKQKKHQTKLLDEINTLLDDELKSDSDFINQLNDIKLPLSIKTEFDDFKTEITSLINDKNANYKALNSLLDKSNFYVKTIQLLLFENPLSWIITILVCLVFLIPIGLKYKARDISAKMFLADNKEDLQLIKLRQELINTTNFNWLEKKIKKIDAKEIRTTDYYFQRMLIEHKIILHEYDIAKKQYSDILTDRVKTYNKICKERLKPFLEKLKKINNNKYNEINNSINTEYKDELLVKYEYWIDSPFRTKRKQVIKIVENQIGLLDFVYMPNTEKEI is encoded by the coding sequence ATGAATAAAGGGATAAATGAAATAAGACTTTTTCTTTTTACCTGTTCAGGAGAAGATAATTATATATTAAAACGATGCAAAACTAAAATTCAAGTTAGGTTTGCTGCAATAGGTTTTTTTGTATTATTGATTTTTCTTGGATGTTTTATAAGTGCGTCTTTTTTTACTTATTCGCTATTCAATGGCGCCATTTGGGCAAGTCTTCCTATTGGGATTTTCTGGGGTGCAATGGTTGTAAATATATATCTATTATTATTGCATACCATTTCTCCTGCAATTATACCATTATCATCAAAAAAGAAACGAAAAAAAGATAATGAGGAAGAAAAAAAAGTGAGTTTTTTATCGCTTTCTATGTTTTTGCGTTTATTGTTAATGATGCTTTTAGCTATAATTATTTCACAACCTTTAAATGTTTATTTCTTAAGTTCATCAGTTTCAACAAGTATTGAAAAGCATAAACTACAAGAACGGGTTAAACTTTATACAACAACGAATCAGTCATTAATTAACAATGAACTAGAGTTTTTTAAAGATTTTAATAGAAAAACGTCTTCTAAAATTGCTCTGAATGAAACTAATGTTGCTAACACAAATTTGAATTTTATTAATACAAAAATAAGCGGAGATAGTTTGTTTCTCAAAAAGACAAATTCAGCTTTAAAAAAACTCGACAATTTAAACAATCATTGGTCATTATCTTCAAAACAAAAAAAGCATCAAACAAAACTTTTAGATGAAATTAATACTTTATTAGATGATGAATTAAAATCTGATTCGGATTTTATCAATCAGCTAAATGATATAAAATTACCATTATCAATAAAAACAGAATTTGATGATTTTAAAACAGAAATCACATCCCTAATTAATGATAAAAATGCTAATTATAAAGCATTAAATTCTTTACTAGACAAAAGTAATTTTTATGTAAAAACCATTCAATTATTGCTTTTTGAAAATCCTTTATCTTGGATTATTACAATTTTGGTATGCCTAGTTTTTTTAATTCCTATTGGATTAAAATATAAAGCTAGAGACATTTCTGCAAAAATGTTTTTAGCAGACAATAAAGAGGATTTACAACTAATTAAATTAAGACAAGAGTTAATAAACACAACCAATTTCAATTGGTTAGAAAAAAAAATAAAAAAAATTGACGCAAAAGAAATTAGAACTACAGATTATTATTTCCAAAGAATGCTAATTGAACACAAAATTATTTTGCACGAATATGATATTGCAAAAAAACAATATTCCGATATTTTGACAGATAGAGTCAAAACATATAATAAAATTTGTAAAGAAAGATTAAAGCCATTTCTTGAAAAGTTAAAGAAAATCAATAACAACAAATACAATGAAATAAATAATTCAATCAATACTGAATATAAAGACGAGCTATTAGTAAAATATGAATATTGGATAGATAGCCCTTTCAGAACCAAAAGAAAACAAGTTATTAAAATTGTTGAAAATCAAATAGGGTTATTAGATTTTGTATATATGCCAAATACAGAAAAAGAGATTTAA
- a CDS encoding nucleotidyl transferase AbiEii/AbiGii toxin family protein, producing the protein MNNFIDIQSLVNVAVGLKELRQKVVFVGGAVINLYNDDLASEEIRPTEDIDMTLKLETYFEWTTIQERLSELEFFPDPFGHAICSYRFKGIPIDIMPAEESAIGDSNSWYAPGFKDLKTVIIGNNISIQILSAPYFLATKFEAFKNRGFNDYRSSHDFEDIIFVLDNRTSIVDEILQADEEVKNYLKKEFLFLKNHKNADEILSMHIHPLIVKERFTLLMEKINLIIE; encoded by the coding sequence ATGAATAATTTTATTGACATTCAATCACTGGTAAATGTAGCAGTAGGCTTGAAGGAATTAAGACAAAAAGTAGTCTTTGTTGGTGGCGCAGTAATCAATCTTTACAACGACGACCTAGCTTCGGAAGAAATAAGACCTACTGAAGATATTGATATGACTTTAAAATTAGAAACCTATTTTGAATGGACAACTATTCAAGAACGCCTTTCGGAACTTGAATTCTTTCCCGATCCTTTCGGACACGCTATTTGTAGCTATCGATTTAAAGGAATTCCAATAGACATTATGCCTGCTGAAGAAAGTGCCATTGGAGATTCAAATAGCTGGTATGCACCAGGATTTAAAGATTTAAAAACCGTTATAATTGGAAATAATATAAGTATTCAAATTTTGAGTGCGCCTTATTTTCTGGCAACAAAGTTTGAAGCATTTAAAAATAGAGGCTTTAACGATTATAGAAGCAGTCATGATTTTGAAGACATCATATTCGTATTAGACAACAGAACATCCATAGTGGATGAAATTTTGCAAGCTGATGAAGAAGTGAAAAATTATTTAAAAAAGGAATTTCTCTTCTTAAAAAATCACAAAAATGCAGATGAAATTCTATCCATGCACATTCACCCATTAATCGTCAAAGAACGGTTCACACTACTAATGGAAAAGATAAATTTGATAATTGAATAA
- a CDS encoding endonuclease/exonuclease/phosphatase family protein, producing MTKPLLFLLLFLTAPTFAQVKLLSWNIENLGKSKSDSEIGFIANTLKDYDIIVIQEVVAGDGGVQTVAKLADELNRKGNKWDYAISNPTSSSAYKTERYAFLWKTSKVKKIGNAWLEKKYHLEIDREPFYSTFEYANKTFTVANFHAITKSKQPETEIKFFKFLPAAYPNLNLIFVGDFNCPQSHTVFNPLRKMGYTSVLVNQKTSLKKGCVAGNCLASEFDNIFYKTTKIKVLNTGVIHFYTNFNTLEQARKISDHIPIWIEFSLN from the coding sequence ATGACCAAACCCCTCCTATTTCTACTCTTATTCCTAACCGCTCCAACCTTCGCCCAAGTCAAACTCCTTTCTTGGAACATTGAAAATTTAGGAAAGTCCAAATCCGATTCTGAAATTGGTTTTATCGCTAATACTTTGAAAGACTATGATATTATTGTCATTCAAGAAGTCGTAGCCGGCGATGGTGGCGTACAAACCGTAGCAAAACTCGCCGACGAACTCAACCGAAAAGGCAACAAATGGGATTATGCCATCAGCAATCCAACAAGTAGTAGTGCCTATAAAACCGAACGTTATGCTTTCCTTTGGAAAACGAGTAAAGTAAAGAAAATAGGCAATGCTTGGCTCGAAAAAAAATACCATTTAGAAATTGATAGAGAACCTTTTTATAGCACTTTCGAGTATGCAAACAAAACATTCACAGTCGCCAATTTTCATGCAATAACCAAGAGTAAACAACCCGAAACGGAGATTAAATTTTTTAAATTTTTACCCGCAGCATATCCCAATTTGAATTTGATTTTTGTGGGCGATTTCAACTGTCCGCAATCGCACACGGTTTTCAATCCCTTGCGAAAAATGGGTTACACTTCTGTATTGGTCAATCAAAAAACATCCTTAAAAAAAGGATGCGTCGCTGGAAACTGTCTGGCATCAGAGTTTGATAATATCTTTTATAAAACTACAAAAATTAAAGTCTTGAATACTGGAGTTATCCATTTCTACACGAACTTCAATACTTTAGAACAAGCTCGAAAAATATCCGATCATATCCCAATTTGGATAGAATTTTCGTTGAACTAA
- a CDS encoding asparagine synthetase B codes for MFSKKVFLIFLILISFSVKASFILLPMDENTQKNHLKAYGITYWCIDKKYKASWLLNYRGGSFLLADAPEIRKECQIRDVSFEILSDAETNQILEEIASPSQNMEAVVLEKAPKVAVYTPKGKQPWDDAVTLVLTYAEIPFTPIYDEEVLSDQLLLYDWLHLHHEDFTGQYGKFFGSNRNSPWYIEQKRDAEVLATKLGYKKVSEEKLAVAKKIRDFVIGGGFMFAMCSATDSFDIALAADGVDICESMFDGDASEPNYQAKINYANSFAFKDFTLDRKPEHYEFSDIDMTEKRRIPMEKDYFTLMEFSAKWDPIPSMLCQNQTQLIKGFMGQTTSFDATLIKSNVLVMGTCELNGEARYIHGEKGKGMFTFFSGHDPEDYQHRVGDPATVLDLHPNSPGYRLILNNVLFPAARKKKQKT; via the coding sequence ATGTTTTCAAAAAAAGTATTCCTTATTTTTTTAATCCTGATTTCCTTTTCGGTAAAAGCTTCGTTTATTTTGTTGCCAATGGATGAAAATACGCAAAAAAATCATCTGAAAGCCTACGGAATTACCTATTGGTGTATCGATAAGAAATACAAAGCCAGCTGGTTGCTCAACTATCGTGGCGGTTCTTTTTTATTGGCCGATGCACCAGAAATTAGAAAAGAATGCCAAATCCGAGACGTGAGTTTTGAAATATTAAGCGATGCAGAAACCAACCAAATTTTAGAAGAAATTGCCAGTCCTTCTCAAAATATGGAAGCAGTTGTACTTGAAAAAGCCCCAAAAGTAGCAGTTTATACTCCCAAAGGAAAACAACCTTGGGACGATGCTGTGACTTTAGTTTTGACTTATGCCGAAATTCCGTTTACACCCATTTATGACGAAGAAGTTTTAAGTGATCAATTGCTGCTATATGATTGGTTGCATTTGCATCACGAAGATTTTACAGGACAATATGGTAAGTTTTTTGGTTCCAATAGAAATTCGCCTTGGTACATCGAACAAAAACGAGATGCCGAAGTTTTGGCAACTAAGCTAGGCTACAAAAAAGTATCAGAAGAGAAATTGGCTGTAGCCAAAAAAATTAGAGATTTCGTTATTGGTGGCGGATTTATGTTTGCTATGTGTTCTGCTACAGATAGTTTTGATATTGCTTTAGCAGCCGATGGCGTAGATATTTGTGAATCAATGTTTGATGGTGATGCAAGTGAGCCCAATTATCAAGCAAAAATAAATTATGCTAATTCTTTTGCTTTCAAGGATTTTACTTTAGATAGAAAGCCAGAGCATTATGAGTTTTCGGATATTGATATGACCGAAAAAAGGAGAATTCCGATGGAAAAAGATTATTTTACCTTAATGGAATTTTCAGCCAAATGGGATCCAATTCCGAGTATGTTGTGTCAAAATCAAACCCAATTAATCAAAGGTTTTATGGGACAAACCACTTCTTTTGATGCGACTCTCATCAAATCGAATGTGTTGGTGATGGGAACTTGTGAACTCAATGGCGAAGCGCGTTACATTCACGGTGAGAAAGGCAAAGGAATGTTTACTTTTTTTAGCGGTCACGATCCCGAAGATTACCAGCATCGTGTGGGAGATCCTGCAACTGTTTTGGATTTGCATCCCAATTCCCCAGGTTATCGATTGATTTTAAATAATGTATTGTTTCCAGCTGCGAGAAAGAAAAAACAGAAAACCTAG
- the dnaB gene encoding replicative DNA helicase, producing the protein MENVKNINPIKYDKTNIINLEKGKLQPQVLELEEAVLGAMMIDKKGVDDVIDILQADAFYKEAHKHIFEAIVQLFTDTQPIDLLTVSAQLKKNGKLDLAGGDFYLIQLTQKISSSAHIEFHSRIILQKFIQRSLIRISTEIIEDSYDETTDVFDLLDKAESKLYEVTQGNIKRSSETAQSLVLQAKKRIEEISKQEGLSGVETGFTNLDKLTSGWQPSDLIIIAARPAMGKTAFVLSMARNMAIDFGHPVALFSLEMASVQLITRLISSETGLSSEKLRTGKLEPHEWTMLSTKVKNLEKAPLFIDDTPSLSIFDLRAKARRLVSQHGIKIIIVDYLQLMTAGGNGKGGGNREQEISTISRNLKALAKELNVPVIALSQLSRAVETRGSSKRPLLSDLRESGAIEQDADIVSFLYRPEYYKIDEWDDDEASPTAGQAEIMIAKHRNGGIENVRLKFIGHLGKFDNLDDYNGSYDDLPSSMNHEENPFQTKNLPSPNEAFGSNLNDDDDDDMPF; encoded by the coding sequence ATGGAAAATGTGAAGAATATAAACCCAATTAAATACGATAAGACCAACATTATCAACCTTGAAAAAGGAAAGTTGCAACCTCAAGTTTTAGAATTAGAAGAGGCTGTGCTTGGTGCGATGATGATTGATAAGAAAGGTGTAGATGATGTAATTGATATTTTACAAGCGGATGCTTTTTACAAAGAAGCCCATAAACATATTTTTGAAGCTATCGTTCAGCTCTTTACTGATACACAACCTATTGATTTATTAACCGTTTCTGCTCAACTCAAAAAGAACGGAAAATTAGACCTTGCTGGTGGTGATTTTTACTTAATTCAACTAACGCAGAAAATTTCATCTTCGGCACATATTGAATTTCACTCCAGAATTATTTTGCAGAAATTCATTCAACGCAGTTTGATTCGAATTTCAACTGAAATTATCGAAGATTCGTATGACGAAACCACGGATGTTTTTGACTTGTTGGACAAAGCTGAATCGAAACTGTATGAAGTAACCCAAGGAAACATCAAGCGAAGTTCAGAAACAGCTCAAAGCTTGGTTTTACAAGCCAAAAAAAGAATTGAAGAAATTAGTAAACAAGAAGGATTAAGTGGTGTTGAAACTGGTTTTACTAATTTGGATAAACTAACTTCGGGTTGGCAACCGAGTGATTTAATTATCATTGCGGCTCGTCCTGCGATGGGAAAAACTGCATTTGTACTTTCAATGGCACGAAATATGGCTATCGATTTTGGACATCCAGTAGCTTTATTTTCTTTGGAGATGGCATCGGTGCAGTTGATTACTAGGTTGATTTCATCTGAAACGGGTTTGTCTTCAGAGAAATTACGTACTGGTAAATTAGAACCTCACGAATGGACGATGTTGAGTACCAAAGTGAAAAACTTGGAAAAAGCGCCTTTGTTTATTGATGATACACCCTCGCTTTCTATTTTTGATTTGCGTGCCAAAGCGAGACGTTTGGTTTCGCAACACGGTATCAAAATCATCATTGTGGATTATTTGCAATTGATGACCGCTGGAGGAAATGGTAAAGGAGGAGGAAATCGCGAGCAGGAAATCTCCACAATCTCTCGAAATTTAAAAGCCTTGGCAAAGGAATTAAACGTTCCCGTAATTGCACTTTCACAGCTATCGCGTGCGGTTGAAACTCGTGGATCTAGCAAAAGACCATTGCTTTCTGATCTTCGTGAATCGGGAGCGATTGAGCAAGATGCCGATATTGTTTCGTTTTTATACCGTCCAGAATATTACAAAATTGACGAGTGGGATGATGATGAAGCCTCGCCAACAGCAGGTCAAGCCGAAATTATGATTGCCAAACACCGTAATGGTGGAATTGAAAACGTTCGTTTGAAATTTATCGGACACCTTGGTAAATTTGACAATCTTGACGATTACAACGGAAGTTATGATGATTTGCCTTCGAGTATGAATCACGAAGAAAATCCATTCCAAACTAAAAATCTTCCATCACCAAATGAAGCCTTTGGTAGCAATTTGAATGACGACGATGACGATGATATGCCGTTTTAG